In the genome of Aedes aegypti strain LVP_AGWG chromosome 2, AaegL5.0 Primary Assembly, whole genome shotgun sequence, the window GTTTACTTTGACATGTCTAAAGAAAAGATATTATAGTACTATAATATATTTTGTCTAAAGCGTTTGACAAAGTCCGCACGCTCTGTTACTCGTCAAGTGCAAGGCCTACGGACTGTCTGATGGTACTttcaggctgtgaaccgtttcaccaattcgtttaaccattagttaaaatttgacatatcgatagttattttcccctcaaatggttaaattgaacttcgcggtcgacccatttgagctttgacagtcgagtagttatttcagaacaaagttgacagatggttagttattctcaaattcacgggagcagaaaataactttcgaactgtcaagtttaaccatgctccagagcatatttattttcaaccggaggggaaataactatcgaactgtcaaattttaactaaaagttaaacgaatttttgaaacGGTTCACAACCTCAACATACTGCACACATACCTTTCAAATCAGGCGTATCAAGTTAAATTGAATGGTGTGTCATCTAGGCCAATTTTTGCCACATCTGGCGTCGGTCAAGGATCGGTTCTTGGACCCTTGTTGtacttaagcgaagtatgcacctcaacagaaaagtaatcgcctatctcgatgcgtgagaaatttcttgcatggaatgctcaagaaaagcatttttctttgatcgcagtacgcagttgataagaaatttcaataaggcgatattcaaaactgaaaaggcagtagatggctctttttcaatggtagtaaaaaccattttcgaaggaaaaaaagtttatcatgtttttcaatgctctctgatcgtctacaaaaTAAATGTAccgagaaaaagtgtaaattaTGTGCTTCTTCCTATGTTGCACACGGTGCGTTCTCAACGCAACCTCTTTTTTacggttctcctactagccaccagatgtcgaagtgatcgttTAGCTTTGACAATATTAgcctataaaaaatattatttttcttaaaattctatgctgattatcaatgtGTTACTTTTGGATTTTCGTACTCGTTGTGTATACTAGaccagcgagctcgatttggtgCACGGGGGTAATTtacacctaatacctttagggtcgttgggggaccacttagcgtccacgtacggacttcaaattattacctgattttttttcttaccaaaacgagcactttacaatgacgaacttataacttttcgcattttcgaaaaataagggacggcctagtcCGCACTCCCTatgtaaaaacgaaatcctgaagcaaagaaagcatcacggaagatgaactaaacacaaaaagttatgtattcactttacacttgatttctaatcactacttttttgatccagtttcctaatggatcattgaaggtagtttttaagtgctcaccgcatcaaaacaaagcactgtatatgggatttaacattgtggcagcattgctgttctgtcaaacacacaaggctacgatGGCGCTATCTATGTTTTACATAGCGGCCGTTTCCgttattttaatgatcattgcaagcaatttacgtgtttcattattttccatacaggggacggacctggtgtagtggttagaacacatgcctctcacgccgaggacctgggatcgaatcccatccccgagatagtcactaataatttcagtgacgacttccttcggaaggaaagtaaacccgttggtcccgagatggactggcccagggctaaaaatctcgttaataaagatagaaaaaaaaaaatttccatacgttttgacagttctctgagaaatttgagaatccagcgtagcgcgattagcgagtggaatacaaacatcagtgtcgccgctcggcggttggtaagagaaactgaatgttcgaaaggttgtctgtaatttttgccgctagtgccaactgttagcgtttgagaacaaaataaacagtcattaccctattcATATGGAGCTTACTCTATGAAATTTCTTGatcatttcttgggcagaaatttttacttttcttgagcggaacagcatacctagctttacTGTTTATTAACAATTTACTATTCAAGATATCAGACTGGCGCTGGGCGTTTGCTGATGATGTAAAAATTGCAAAACGCATCAGCAACGTGTCGTCGCGACTGCAGCAGACGATGGGTGACATTACTCACTGGAGTGCTTCTAATGGCCTCGCTCGCAATGTGAGAAAGAGCAAAAACATCACCATATCGCGCCAGAAACGTCCCTACGAATCAACGTATTTTGTTGATGAAGTGCCACTGGAAAAGGTATCGGAGATACGTGACCTGGGTGTAATAGTTGACAGACGCTTGAGCTTTAGTCCACACGTTGACATGGTTGTACGAAAAGCGGCAAGCTTGTCTGAGTTCGTGATGAGGATATGCAGAAGCTTCAACCAACTTGATGCTATGATATCACTTTTTAACCGTTTCGTACGCCCAATTTTTGAATACTGTTCACCATCATGCAACCCATGCTATTTGCAGTATGTAGAACGTATTGAAGCAGTGCAGCATACGTTCAATCGTTTTGTAtacacaaaatttcattttccatACGAGCTTTATCAGACTACGATTAGCCGTCGTCTGCAGATGACATCATTATGTGACCGACGGCGCGTTCTTGACATGTCTACGCTTCACCGACTAGTTCATAGTTCTATCCACTGCGGCCTTATATTATGTATACAAACGATCTTCAGTATCGTTTTCCAAAGAACGGTCTACGCCACGTGGATCTATTCTACGTTTGTTCAAGAACAAACTTGGGTAAATCTGCGCCGTTATCTCGTTTATGCCGGACCTACAACTAGAGCTACAACGACGTGGACATATTTGAGAATCTTACGCAATGCAAAAGAATGATCCAAGATTAGGTTTTATAGTGTGTTAAGTGTTGTTCAATCGATATACAAATTCTTGTATTGTCGTCCGATTATTGGGtaataaaacgaaaataaaataaaataaaaatacaattcATAAATCACCAATCCTGATCAGATCTTTACTTGTACCTCAGAATAGCTGTACACGGTTATgtatttcaataatttcaatgatattttcaaaatggCGAACCTTCATCTTAGAGAGGCTAATCTGCCACCTATTCGACGTGGCTCTACCGCCCAAGAAGATGTAGCTAAGTACTCTGGGGGTTTATGTACTCTAGTGGATGATTGGCTGCCTTTTGGAAGGAGGGTGATGGAGTCTGACTTTGACATATTCTATTTTAGATTATCGGGAGCATTGAGCTGGTACATTATCAACGAGTTTCTTAATAGCATTCACGACaccaaaattcgaacaaaaaacaGACTTATCGTCTAATTTGCTTTTATTCTACCGTTTTCAGACCATCAGCTCATCCGGAGCTACTGGCAAACGGGACCTACTTTCCTGACCTTCCTAAATCGGGACCACTGACCAAATACCGACAACAGTCAGCAATCGACTGGCGCAAAGTGAAGCTAGCGTTCAACGATGAAGCCTCCTTGGAACTGCAGCACAGCACGTGGAACTTCCTCCAGAGTCATCCGCTGTTTGCCAGACCTAGCCGGCCTCTGTCGACCGATGAAAGTCGACACCTAGCGACAAAGCAAATGTACGCACTTCACGATGCGAACCTTTTCGGCATTGATAAGCTACTGGAGCGACCGGATTTCGTGGCATTCTTCAACCACGTGCTGATGGCTTATGATCCCAACTTTGCCGTGAAGCATTCCCTAGGGTTTGGAATGTTTTCATCGGTTATTCAAGCGCTTGATGTTGGTCGGTTATCCCACATCATCCAGCAGAACCAGAGCGGTGAGATCTTGGGCGCATTTGGATTGACCGAAATTTCCCACGGAACCAACGCTAAGGGAATGCGCACAACGGCAACCTATGACGTGAAGACCAAAGAGTATGTCTTGAACACTCCGGACTTCGAAGCTGCCAAATGTTGGATTGGGAATCTGGGAAAAACCTGTACGCACCTCGTTTGCTATGCTCAACTTTACACAGAGGATGGACGACACCATGGACTGAATGCCTTCGTAGTGCCAGTGCGTGATCCGAAAACTCTGAATGCATATCCTGGGGTGATCGTTGGAGATCTCGGAGAAAAGTCCGGTTTGCATGGCGTAGATAATGGATTTGTCATGTTCAAGAAGTATCGCATACCACGAGATTACTTGCTAGCTAAGACTGGAGACGTTAATGAAGAGGGACAGTTTGTTTCTCCGTACAAGGACGAAAATAAAAGATTCGGTGCTTCTTTGGGAGCGCTGTCTGGAGGAAGAGTTGGAATTTGTGGTGAGTTACTTATTAGGATTTACTTAGTATTTATATCACGAAAAGAGCAGATTACTGAGACCCTGTTCCATGATAGCTTTAACAAGCCTTAAAGTTATGTAGATAACTGAATACACCACACTCCATACTTGCAGGTATTGCGAATATCTATCTCACGAAGGCCATCAGCATTGCCATTCGTTATTCGGCCAGTAGGAAGCAATTTGGTGCCGACGATAACTCCGAAGAGCTGCCGGTGCTCGAGTACCAGTCGCAACAGTTTCGCTTGTTTCCCCACTTTGCTAACgttttcactataaaaatgttCAACCTCTGGTTCGCCAAGGTGTACGGAGATGTTCTGCTGAAAATGTTAATGGGCGAAAGGAACGGACACGTGGGGATGGAACTGCACGCGTTGTCTTCGGCTGCCAAACCAGTTTGCACCTGGGCTGCTAGAGACGGCATTCAGGAGTGTCGTGAAGCTTGCGGAGGCCATGGATTCCTGAAGCTCTCGACTCTGGGAGATTTGCGCAACGACAACGATCCGAACTGCACTTATGAAGGGGAGAATAACGTACTGATTCAGCAAGCGTCCAATTGGCTGCTGAACGTTCGGGCTCGTGGATTTGAAGCGTTCGAAGTTGTTTCACCGCTTGGGAGCGCCGCCTTCTTAAAAGACTCCGCGAAGATACTGAAATCGAGGGCGAATTGGAAAACACCTCTGCAAGCGTTAGATATTCAAGGTAGTTATTACTGGGTACTTTATTTTCAAAGCTTTTCAATATTATCTCCAAATCTTAGCACTTTTAGATGCACTTAATTGGTTAGTGGCTTTCTTACTAGAAGAAACTTATGCCAAGACTGtgcaattgaaacaaaaaggaAAATCATCGTTCGAAGCTAGAAACGAGTCGCAATCATTCTATGCAAGAACGTTATCCATCGTGTATGGT includes:
- the LOC5571144 gene encoding peroxisomal acyl-coenzyme A oxidase 3 isoform X3, translated to MTEFNTISRPSAHPELLANGTYFPDLPKSGPLTKYRQQSAIDWRKVKLAFNDEASLELQHSTWNFLQSHPLFARPSRPLSTDESRHLATKQMYALHDANLFGIDKLLERPDFVAFFNHVLMAYDPNFAVKHSLGFGMFSSVIQALDVGRLSHIIQQNQSGEILGAFGLTEISHGTNAKGMRTTATYDVKTKEYVLNTPDFEAAKCWIGNLGKTCTHLVCYAQLYTEDGRHHGLNAFVVPVRDPKTLNAYPGVIVGDLGEKSGLHGVDNGFVMFKKYRIPRDYLLAKTGDVNEEGQFVSPYKDENKRFGASLGALSGGRVGICGIANIYLTKAISIAIRYSASRKQFGADDNSEELPVLEYQSQQFRLFPHFANVFTIKMFNLWFAKVYGDVLLKMLMGERNGHVGMELHALSSAAKPVCTWAARDGIQECREACGGHGFLKLSTLGDLRNDNDPNCTYEGENNVLIQQASNWLLNVRARGFEAFEVVSPLGSAAFLKDSAKILKSRANWKTPLQALDIQALLDALNWLVAFLLEETYAKTVQLKQKGKSSFEARNESQSFYARTLSIVYGERALIYAANKFLNNLEDGQEKIALQRLVSLCGANLVLKYSGIFYEGGYFNQTPKAMSLLQQGVLELLPLVKTDAISLVDAIAPPDFVLNSPLGMSDGEVYKHMESAIMQAPGALERPQWWRDVVYRDYIKSKL
- the LOC5571144 gene encoding peroxisomal acyl-coenzyme A oxidase 3 isoform X2 — protein: MLAAELQSKSSDKVHRIYDRECNPLLLTAIRRSLCSSTVGKKQQPEKIDMTEFNTISRPSAHPELLANGTYFPDLPKSGPLTKYRQQSAIDWRKVKLAFNDEASLELQHSTWNFLQSHPLFARPSRPLSTDESRHLATKQMYALHDANLFGIDKLLERPDFVAFFNHVLMAYDPNFAVKHSLGFGMFSSVIQALDVGRLSHIIQQNQSGEILGAFGLTEISHGTNAKGMRTTATYDVKTKEYVLNTPDFEAAKCWIGNLGKTCTHLVCYAQLYTEDGRHHGLNAFVVPVRDPKTLNAYPGVIVGDLGEKSGLHGVDNGFVMFKKYRIPRDYLLAKTGDVNEEGQFVSPYKDENKRFGASLGALSGGRVGICGIANIYLTKAISIAIRYSASRKQFGADDNSEELPVLEYQSQQFRLFPHFANVFTIKMFNLWFAKVYGDVLLKMLMGERNGHVGMELHALSSAAKPVCTWAARDGIQECREACGGHGFLKLSTLGDLRNDNDPNCTYEGENNVLIQQASNWLLNVRARGFEAFEVVSPLGSAAFLKDSAKILKSRANWKTPLQALDIQALLDALNWLVAFLLEETYAKTVQLKQKGKSSFEARNESQSFYARTLSIVYGERALIYAANKFLNNLEDGQEKIALQRLVSLCGANLVLKYSGIFYEGGYFNQTPKAMSLLQQGVLELLPLVKTDAISLVDAIAPPDFVLNSPLGMSDGEVYKHMESAIMQAPGALERPQWWRDVVYRDYIKSKL
- the LOC5571144 gene encoding peroxisomal acyl-coenzyme A oxidase 3 isoform X1, producing the protein MYKNTVILAGVKRLITGIASNRDNFFRSIYSSDKVHRIYDRECNPLLLTAIRRSLCSSTVGKKQQPEKIDMTEFNTISRPSAHPELLANGTYFPDLPKSGPLTKYRQQSAIDWRKVKLAFNDEASLELQHSTWNFLQSHPLFARPSRPLSTDESRHLATKQMYALHDANLFGIDKLLERPDFVAFFNHVLMAYDPNFAVKHSLGFGMFSSVIQALDVGRLSHIIQQNQSGEILGAFGLTEISHGTNAKGMRTTATYDVKTKEYVLNTPDFEAAKCWIGNLGKTCTHLVCYAQLYTEDGRHHGLNAFVVPVRDPKTLNAYPGVIVGDLGEKSGLHGVDNGFVMFKKYRIPRDYLLAKTGDVNEEGQFVSPYKDENKRFGASLGALSGGRVGICGIANIYLTKAISIAIRYSASRKQFGADDNSEELPVLEYQSQQFRLFPHFANVFTIKMFNLWFAKVYGDVLLKMLMGERNGHVGMELHALSSAAKPVCTWAARDGIQECREACGGHGFLKLSTLGDLRNDNDPNCTYEGENNVLIQQASNWLLNVRARGFEAFEVVSPLGSAAFLKDSAKILKSRANWKTPLQALDIQALLDALNWLVAFLLEETYAKTVQLKQKGKSSFEARNESQSFYARTLSIVYGERALIYAANKFLNNLEDGQEKIALQRLVSLCGANLVLKYSGIFYEGGYFNQTPKAMSLLQQGVLELLPLVKTDAISLVDAIAPPDFVLNSPLGMSDGEVYKHMESAIMQAPGALERPQWWRDVVYRDYIKSKL